The Cyprinus carpio isolate SPL01 chromosome A5, ASM1834038v1, whole genome shotgun sequence genome has a segment encoding these proteins:
- the LOC109106289 gene encoding putative defense protein Hdd11 codes for MDAVFCGIVILQVFTSVLSFQDGAPGSACADMMPRHTGVRPQTNPAPYTIHQSNTTLQTGKPITVVIEGPDYTGVLLEARSGSDSKAIGTWQTPPNNTKFLACSGNKQGAITHANSNIKNNSTVYTWIPPAAAENIFFIATVAQQRTVFWVQVRSSTSSGGGTSLDVNNTAERIVTPVLILPVVLLANVQFLLA; via the exons ATGGATGCTGTGTTTTGTGGGATTGTCATACTACAAGTTTTTACATCTGTCCTGTCCTTTCAAGACGGGGCACCAGGTTCAGCTTGTGCGGATATGATGCCGAGGCACACAGGGGTACGTCCCCAGACGAACCCTGCTCCATACACCATCCATCAAAGCAACACGACTCTCCAGACCGGCAAACCCATCACAG TTGTAATCGAAGGTCCAGATTATACGGGCGTGCTTCTTGAGGCTCGTTCTGGATCCGACTCAAAAGCAATAGGAACCTGGCAGACACCTCCAAATAACACAAAGTTCTTAGCG TGTTCAGGAAACAAGCAAGGTGCCATCACGCATGCAAACTccaacataaaaaacaactcCACCGTCTACACCTGGATTCCACCAGCTGCAGCGGAAAACATCTTCTTCAT AGCGACTGTAGCCCAGCAGCGCACTGTGTTCTGGGTACAAGTGAGGTCGTCCACTTCAA GTGGAGGAGGAACGTCACTTGATGTAAACAATACTGCTGAAAGGATTGTCACACCTGTCCTGATACTTCCTGTTGTTCTGCTGGCAAATGTTCAGTTTCTACTTGCTTAA
- the si:dkey-251i10.3 gene encoding U3 small nucleolar RNA-associated protein 14 homolog A, with product MAPDEEELSINEQAISASEDEEGSDDERKHKKLLEAIGSMGGRKRKKQNERSEASVQVSEYFVNAEGTGDKVNLSDLLGTVEKTSGASNKTKKQLRNLQSSKETLELPLNKQQTEKIQRGIAYEKTTAEVSCWKNIILQNQKAEQMVFPLNQESSGPKRVEQVVAGWKVQTPLEQEIFRLLHGSRQPVNDPVLTPVEEQSLKAMSLEEAKIRRAELQKARALQSYYEAKAKREKKIKSKKYHKVQNKAKRKDFLKQFDEMVKTNPEGALEELKKMELSRMEERMSLKHQNSGKWAKSKAIMAKYDDSARKAMQEQLQMNKDLTQKMVVPSDDEHESIEEGLETVPDFVNDPETVIDPVNPWMRGQLTHEEPEVSCVTAEEVQTAEEENEEEEIIGEFERKRKLRQADEEDLIPTEEEQPASEVVEEDVVEVSDKEEEDEDEEEDVSEFNTLFRLMRSEKTREGSNQTRGGLNTAGEEDEEGLLSEGQIRVRSIEDLEVLDEVVEPRAIEEPSAPQTAAAEATSEPPHKKKREINLKEVLTKEAKAVRLPFLPTVVDEEERDEQISIIKEAFAGDDVISDFIKDKSRQEAAGRPAVVDLTLPGWGEWGGVGLKPPRWKRKRFRIKTAPPPPRQDQKLPDVIISEKRTASVASHQVSQLPFPFQNTAQFESSIRTPIGSTWNTQTVVKNMTKPKVVTKLGAIIEPMVKEDFIKSKTTAAGGKGAAIMLGENRRAKEGTKRSAEKHRGRRSQKRKK from the exons ATGGCTCCTGATGAAGAGGAGCTTTCCATTAATGAGCAAGCCATCAGTGCCAGTGAGGATGAG gAGGGCAGTGATGATGAGCGAAAACACAAGAAGCTGCTGGAAGCCATCGGTTCTATGGGTGGAAGAAAGAG GAAAAAGCAGAATGAGCGTTCTGAAGCAAGCGTGCAGGTCTCCGAGTACTTCGTCAATGCAGAGG GCACAGGAGACAAAGTCAACCTCTCTGACCTCCTGGGAACTGTGGAGAAGACCTCAGGAGCCTCCAACAAGACCAAGAAACAGCTGAGGAACCTGCAAAGCAGTAAAGAGACTTTGGAGCTGCCTCTCAACAAGCAGCAAACGGAGAAG ATTCAGAGAGGCATAGCGTATGAGAAGACCACTGCAGAGGTGTCATGCTGGAAGAACATCATATTGCAGAACCAGAAGGCCGAACAAATGGTGTTTCCTCTGAACCAGGAGTCCTCGGGCCCGAAGCGTGTGGAGCAGGTTGTGGCTGGATGGAAG GTTCAAACTCCTCTTGAACAAGAGATCTTCAGACTCCTGCACGGCAGCAGGCAGCCCGTCAATGACCCCGTGTTGACCCCTGTAGAGGAGCAGTCACTTAAAGCCATGAGCTTGGAGGAG GCTAAGATTCGTCGCGCTGAGCTTCAAAAGGCCAGAGCGCTCCAGTCGTACTATGAGGCAAAAgccaaaagagaaaagaaaatcaagagcAAGAA GTACCACAAGGTTCAGAATAAAGCCAAGCGTAAGGATTTCCTGAAGCAGTTTGATGAAATGGTCAAGACGAATCCTGAAGGAGCGCTGGAAGAGCTAAAAAAGATGGAGCTGTCCAGGATGGAG GAGAGGATGTCTCTGAAGCATCAGAACAGTGGCAAGTGGGCAAAATCAAAGGCCATCATGGCTAAATATGATGATTCG GCACGCAAAGCAATGCAGGAGCAGCTGCAGATGAATAAAGATCTTACCCAGAAGATGGTGGTGCCCTCTGATGACGAACATGAGAGTATCGAGGAAGGCTTGGAGACGGTTCCTGATTTTGTGAACGACCCCGAGACGGTCATTGACCCTGTCAACCCCTGGATGAGAGGCCAGCTTACACACGAAGAGCCTGAGGTCAGCTGTGTCACAGCCGAGGAGGTGCAAACCGCAGAAGAGGAGAACGAGGAAGAGGAAATCATTGGAGAATTTGAGAGGAAGAGGAAGCTGAGGCAAGCTGATGAAGAGGACTTGATTCCTACAGAAGAAGAGC AACCTGCGAGCGAGGTGGTTGAAGAAGATGTGGTTGAGGTTTCTGacaaagaggaggaggatgaggatgaagaagaggaCGTTTCTGAGTTTAACACCCTTTTCAGGCTCATGAGGAGTGAGAAGACGCGTGAGGGTTCAAATCAGACACGAGGAGGGTTGAACACAGCCGGGGAAGAAGATGAAGAGGGGCTTTTGAGCGAAGGACAGATTCGAGTCAGGAGTATAGAAGACCTGGAGGTTTTAGACGAGGTCGTCGAGCCCCGAGCCATCGAGGAGCCGTCAGCGCCACAAACCGCCGCAGCGGAGGCCACTTCTGAGCCACCTcataaaaagaaaagggaaatCAACCTCAAAGAAGTACTCACCAAAGAAGCCAAAGCCGTCAGACTTCCCTTTTTGCCCACAGTGGTTGATGAGGAA gaGCGTGATGAGCAGATCTCCATCATCAAGGAGGCGTTTGCTGGGGATGATGTCATTTCTGATTTCATAAAGGACAAAAGCAGACAGGAAGCTGCGGGGAGGCCTGCGGTGGTGGACCTGACTCTGCCGGGCTGGGGAGAATGGGGAGGAGTCGGCCTCAAACCCCCGCGCTGGAAACGCAAAAG ATTTAGGATAAAAACGGCCCCACCTCCTCCACGGCAAGACCAGAAACTGCCTGATGTCATCATATCAGAGAAAAGAACTGCATCAGTCGCTTCTCACCAG GTGAGTCAGCTGCCGTTCCCCTTTCAAAACACTGCACAGTTTGAATCCTCCATCCGTACTCCTATCGGGTCGACGTGGAACACACAGACTGTCGTGAAGAACATGACAAAACCCAAAGTTGTCACTAAACTGGGTGCGATCATTGAGCCTATGGTCAAAGAGGACTTCATAAAGAGTAAGACCACAGCAGCAGGGGGTAAAGGAGCAGCCATCATGCTGGGAGAAAACAGACGGGCAAAAGAGGGCACGAAGCGGTCAGCAGAGAAGCATCGAGGAAGAAGATCACAGAAGAGGAAAAAGTAA